Proteins encoded by one window of Halococcus salifodinae DSM 8989:
- the trpC gene encoding indole-3-glycerol phosphate synthase — translation MNASEGYAPAIESILAAAREREGGDERVSVDARSLPAALSTADADGRVPVIAEIKPTSPTTDGRRDADPVALAEAMVEGGAAALSVLTEPAHFGGSPDALRDVRAAVDVPVLRKDFVLEEAQLDTVEADAVLLIVRFLDDLDGMIEAARERGFQPLVEVHTAAELDRALAAGAELVGVNNRDLARLDVDLSTFEQVAAEAPADVTLIAESGIGSSEDARRMRRAGADGLLVGSAIMDGDPEANTRRLTTAEVEA, via the coding sequence ATGAACGCGAGCGAGGGGTACGCCCCCGCGATCGAGTCGATCCTCGCCGCCGCCCGTGAGCGCGAGGGTGGGGACGAACGAGTGTCCGTCGACGCGCGCTCGCTGCCCGCAGCGCTTTCGACGGCCGATGCCGACGGGCGTGTGCCGGTGATCGCGGAGATCAAACCCACGAGCCCGACGACCGACGGCCGGCGCGACGCCGACCCGGTCGCACTCGCCGAAGCGATGGTCGAGGGCGGCGCGGCGGCGCTCTCGGTACTGACCGAACCCGCCCACTTCGGCGGGTCGCCCGACGCCCTTCGCGATGTACGGGCGGCCGTCGACGTTCCGGTGCTCCGAAAGGACTTCGTGCTGGAGGAGGCCCAGCTGGACACCGTCGAAGCCGACGCCGTGCTCCTGATCGTGCGCTTTCTCGACGATCTCGATGGGATGATCGAAGCGGCGCGCGAGCGCGGGTTCCAGCCGCTGGTCGAGGTCCACACCGCGGCGGAGCTCGATCGCGCGCTCGCGGCGGGTGCGGAGCTCGTGGGTGTAAACAACCGTGACCTCGCGCGGCTCGACGTGGACCTCTCGACGTTCGAGCAAGTCGCTGCTGAGGCTCCAGCGGATGTCACGCTGATCGCCGAAAGCGGTATCGGGAGTTCCGAAGACGCCAGGCGAATGCGTCGGGCAGGTGCGGACGGACTCCTCGTTGGAAGTGCGATCATGGACGGCGACCCTGAGGCGAACACACGCCGACTCACGACGGCGGAGGTGGAAGCGTGA
- the trpB gene encoding tryptophan synthase subunit beta has protein sequence MPAIEELTDAYERYVLDNEDGFMDEFRDRLRDFGGRPTPLQHAERLSERYDTEVYLKREDLLHGGAHKLNNALGQVLLAKYMGKERIVAETGAGQHGTATAMAAAHLDMPCEVYMGETDINRQRPNVFRMRLNGADVTPVTAGRGTLKEAINETMRDWATTVENTHYVLGSVVGPHPFPAMVRDFQAVISEEARRQVRGQAGRLPDSVLACAGGGSNTMGAFAEFVSDDGVDLHAVEAGGSSLAVDEERGVAPNSASLSTGEEGVLHGARTRLLQDDDGQILESHSVSAGLDYAGVGPELAHLVDSGRVRATNVDDDAALAAFHRLSSTEGIIPALESAHALAHLHEAHDDLGDTVVVNVSGRGDKDLETVIEETDRREIDEAPEMDVFTEGLR, from the coding sequence ATGCCCGCGATCGAGGAGCTGACCGACGCCTACGAGCGGTACGTCCTCGACAACGAGGACGGGTTCATGGACGAGTTCCGCGATCGCCTCCGCGACTTCGGCGGCCGACCGACGCCGCTCCAGCACGCCGAGCGGCTGAGCGAGCGCTACGACACCGAGGTGTACCTCAAACGTGAGGACCTGCTCCACGGCGGCGCACACAAACTGAACAACGCGCTCGGCCAGGTCCTGCTCGCGAAGTACATGGGCAAGGAGCGAATCGTCGCCGAGACCGGCGCGGGCCAGCACGGTACCGCGACCGCGATGGCCGCCGCCCACCTCGATATGCCCTGCGAGGTCTACATGGGCGAGACCGACATCAACCGCCAGCGCCCCAACGTCTTCCGGATGCGGCTGAACGGTGCGGACGTCACCCCGGTCACGGCGGGCCGCGGGACGCTGAAGGAAGCCATCAACGAGACGATGCGCGACTGGGCCACGACTGTCGAAAACACCCACTACGTGCTCGGGAGCGTCGTCGGCCCACATCCGTTCCCCGCGATGGTCAGGGACTTTCAGGCCGTGATCTCCGAGGAGGCCAGGCGACAGGTCCGCGGTCAGGCCGGCAGACTCCCCGACAGCGTGCTCGCGTGCGCAGGTGGAGGATCGAACACGATGGGGGCGTTCGCGGAGTTCGTTTCGGATGACGGGGTCGATCTCCACGCAGTCGAGGCGGGCGGCTCGTCGCTCGCGGTCGACGAGGAACGCGGCGTCGCGCCCAACTCCGCGTCGCTCTCCACGGGAGAAGAGGGCGTGCTCCACGGCGCGCGCACGCGGCTCCTCCAGGACGACGACGGCCAGATCCTCGAATCCCACTCGGTCTCGGCAGGGCTCGACTACGCGGGGGTCGGTCCGGAACTCGCGCACCTCGTCGACTCCGGTCGGGTTCGGGCCACCAACGTCGACGACGACGCCGCGCTCGCGGCGTTTCATCGACTTTCCAGCACGGAGGGAATCATTCCGGCGCTCGAAAGCGCCCACGCGCTCGCCCATCTCCACGAGGCCCACGACGACCTCGGTGATACAGTCGTCGTGAACGTCTCCGGACGGGGCGACAAGGACCTCGAAACGGTGATCGAGGAGACCGATCGGCGCGAGATCGACGAAGCGCCCGAAATGGACGTCTTCACGGAGGGACTCCGATGA
- the trpA gene encoding tryptophan synthase subunit alpha — MNAIEAAFAEGPAFVPYLAAGDPDYDASLEYVEALARGGADVIELGLPFSEPVAEGPTIQAAVNRSLDAGMTPERFFAFVEELDVDVPLVCMTYYNLIYRYGDDDAERPRAFVERAAAAGIEGFVVPDLPAEEADPLREACDEFDCDLVFIVAPTTQGERLDRIMSRVSGYVYVQARLGVTGAKADVSAQTGQSLDRLAEWEVPKAVGFGIASGEQAGEVVAAGADGVIVGSALVDIVAEGYEAGEDAATVAERLEAKARELKDGAVAGAQRTPRPERT, encoded by the coding sequence ATGAACGCCATCGAGGCGGCTTTCGCCGAGGGACCGGCGTTCGTGCCGTACCTCGCGGCGGGTGATCCCGACTACGACGCGTCGCTCGAATACGTCGAAGCGCTCGCACGCGGCGGGGCCGACGTGATCGAACTCGGCCTCCCCTTCTCCGAGCCCGTCGCGGAGGGCCCGACGATCCAGGCGGCGGTCAACCGCTCGCTCGACGCCGGGATGACCCCCGAGCGCTTCTTCGCGTTCGTCGAGGAGCTCGATGTGGACGTGCCGCTGGTCTGTATGACCTACTACAATCTGATCTACCGGTACGGCGATGATGACGCCGAACGACCCCGAGCGTTCGTCGAGCGCGCTGCCGCAGCGGGGATCGAAGGGTTCGTCGTGCCCGACCTGCCGGCCGAGGAGGCCGATCCGCTTCGCGAGGCCTGCGACGAGTTCGACTGTGACCTCGTGTTCATCGTTGCGCCCACGACCCAGGGCGAGCGCCTCGATCGGATCATGTCGCGGGTCTCGGGGTACGTCTACGTCCAGGCGCGCCTCGGCGTCACCGGCGCGAAGGCGGACGTCTCGGCACAGACGGGACAGAGCCTCGATCGGCTCGCTGAGTGGGAGGTCCCGAAGGCGGTCGGGTTCGGGATTGCGTCGGGCGAGCAGGCGGGCGAGGTGGTCGCGGCGGGCGCGGACGGCGTCATCGTTGGGAGCGCGCTCGTCGACATCGTGGCCGAGGGTTACGAGGCAGGCGAGGATGCTGCGACCGTGGCCGAGCGACTCGAAGCGAAGGCCCGCGAACTCAAAGACGGGGCGGTCGCAGGCGCGCAACGCACACCGCGACCGGAACGAACATAA
- a CDS encoding 2-amino-3,7-dideoxy-D-threo-hept-6-ulosonate synthase, whose protein sequence is MTSGTQARLDRIGTDGRYLTVPMDHGITIGAVGGLKEIEATIDAVTRGGADAVLTQKGIAPRVHPNRNDAGYVVHCNASTAVGPDANDKRMTATVEEAIRAGADAVSMHVNVGSDSEPTQIEDLAELSKRAGEFGIPVLAMTYARGPGVDATDPERLGHAVRLGEELGADVVKTGYSGDAESFEHVVESTRLPVVIAGGEPEGDHATLDAVRGAMDAGAAGVSMGRTIFQHDDPEAITSAVSGVVHDDLPADEALDRADLAVEA, encoded by the coding sequence ATGACATCCGGCACGCAGGCACGACTCGATCGCATCGGCACAGACGGTCGCTACCTCACGGTCCCGATGGATCACGGCATCACCATCGGGGCCGTCGGCGGCCTGAAAGAGATCGAGGCGACGATCGACGCAGTGACACGCGGCGGCGCGGACGCGGTCCTGACACAGAAGGGGATCGCACCGCGGGTCCATCCCAACAGAAACGACGCGGGCTACGTGGTCCACTGCAACGCCTCGACCGCGGTCGGGCCCGACGCCAACGACAAGCGGATGACTGCGACCGTCGAGGAGGCGATTCGAGCGGGTGCGGACGCGGTCTCGATGCACGTCAACGTCGGCAGCGACTCCGAGCCGACTCAGATCGAGGACCTCGCGGAGCTATCCAAACGAGCCGGTGAGTTCGGGATCCCCGTTCTGGCGATGACGTACGCTCGCGGGCCCGGCGTCGACGCAACCGATCCCGAACGCCTCGGTCACGCGGTCCGGCTGGGCGAGGAGCTCGGAGCCGACGTGGTGAAGACCGGCTACTCGGGGGATGCAGAGAGCTTCGAGCACGTGGTCGAATCCACCCGACTCCCGGTCGTGATCGCGGGTGGCGAACCCGAGGGCGATCACGCGACGCTCGACGCTGTCCGGGGCGCGATGGACGCGGGCGCGGCCGGCGTCTCGATGGGCCGGACGATCTTCCAGCACGACGATCCTGAGGCGATCACCAGCGCGGTTTCGGGCGTCGTCCACGACGACCTCCCGGCCGACGAGGCGCTCGACCGGGCGGACCTCGCGGTCGAGGCCTGA
- a CDS encoding HAD family hydrolase, which translates to MTTPPISTVCFDLDGTLLTYDHDPDEVLATAFDDAGVEQFCDPTQLWAAADDVDDADDDIDFLTKTFRVAGERQDGEIDSPDVLARAYDDATDHTDVSFRPGAQTALDRAREHGRVGLITNGGRATQRQKLDALDIHDAFETHIYAGETTPPKPATEPFERAITALDADPERTLYVGNSLRHDVAGARAAGLQAAWFPVMGDRDDRGDGDGHEPHHVFESLHDLDDVL; encoded by the coding sequence GTGACGACACCTCCGATTTCGACGGTCTGTTTCGATCTCGACGGGACGCTGCTGACCTACGACCACGACCCCGACGAGGTGCTCGCGACCGCGTTCGACGACGCGGGCGTCGAGCAGTTCTGCGACCCGACTCAGCTCTGGGCCGCCGCCGACGACGTGGACGACGCCGACGACGACATCGACTTCCTGACGAAGACCTTCCGGGTCGCGGGCGAGCGTCAGGACGGTGAGATCGACAGTCCGGACGTGCTCGCACGGGCGTACGACGACGCGACCGATCACACCGACGTCTCCTTTCGCCCCGGTGCGCAGACAGCGCTAGATCGAGCCCGCGAGCACGGTCGCGTCGGCCTGATCACGAACGGCGGGCGAGCGACCCAGCGACAAAAGCTCGACGCGCTCGACATCCACGACGCCTTCGAGACCCACATCTACGCCGGTGAGACCACCCCGCCAAAGCCCGCCACCGAGCCGTTCGAGCGAGCGATAACCGCTCTCGACGCTGACCCCGAGCGGACGCTGTACGTCGGTAACTCGCTCCGACACGACGTGGCGGGCGCGCGAGCTGCCGGCCTTCAGGCGGCGTGGTTCCCGGTCATGGGCGATCGCGACGACCGGGGCGACGGCGATGGCCACGAGCCCCACCACGTCTTCGAGAGCCTCCACGACCTCGACGACGTGCTCTGA
- a CDS encoding 3-dehydroquinate synthase II yields MTRSVWLKADDAVGDWESRKKRITAGLEAGVDWVLVDEDDVSRVRDLGAVSIAAFRNGGIDVVDTADDGPDAVAVGKDGEGDGTADLPPDLSGSADLSTLRRGDADTAYVRVFNQDYESFAETAAEAADHTLVVSEDWTIIPLENLIARIGDETELVAGVETAAEARTAFETLETGADGVLLDSDDPDEIRQTVEIRDEAEREQLDLQWATITEIERVGSADRVCVDTGSLMESDEGMLVGSMSRGLFFVHAETAESPYVASRPFRVNAGAVHAYVRTPGGGTKYLAELGSGDEVQVIDTDGRAREAVVGRAKIERRPMFRIEAAVGGDTEAGDVDDSGGVDEAELDDSDSTPPEGDRIETLLQNAETIKVATRDGPRAVTDLEAGDEVRVYYEDTARHFGEAVDERIVEK; encoded by the coding sequence ATGACACGTTCCGTCTGGCTCAAGGCCGACGACGCGGTGGGCGACTGGGAGAGTAGAAAGAAGCGGATCACCGCGGGGCTTGAGGCCGGCGTCGACTGGGTCCTCGTCGACGAGGACGATGTCTCGCGCGTGCGCGATCTCGGTGCGGTGTCGATCGCCGCCTTCCGGAACGGGGGGATCGATGTCGTCGACACCGCAGACGACGGGCCGGATGCGGTCGCCGTCGGCAAGGACGGCGAGGGCGATGGCACCGCCGACCTCCCACCCGACCTCTCGGGATCGGCGGACCTCTCGACGCTCCGACGGGGCGACGCCGACACCGCCTACGTCCGGGTGTTCAACCAGGATTACGAATCTTTCGCCGAGACCGCGGCCGAGGCCGCCGATCACACCCTCGTGGTGAGCGAGGACTGGACCATCATCCCGCTCGAAAACCTGATCGCACGGATCGGCGACGAGACCGAACTCGTCGCGGGTGTCGAGACCGCGGCGGAGGCCCGCACCGCGTTCGAGACGCTCGAAACCGGGGCTGACGGCGTCCTGCTCGATTCGGACGATCCCGACGAGATCAGGCAAACCGTCGAAATCAGGGACGAGGCCGAGCGCGAACAGCTCGACCTCCAGTGGGCGACGATCACCGAGATCGAGCGGGTCGGCTCCGCCGATCGGGTCTGCGTCGACACCGGCTCGCTGATGGAGAGCGACGAGGGGATGCTCGTGGGATCGATGAGCCGCGGGCTCTTCTTCGTCCACGCCGAGACCGCCGAATCGCCGTACGTCGCTTCCCGCCCGTTCCGGGTGAACGCGGGCGCGGTTCACGCCTACGTCCGGACGCCCGGCGGCGGGACGAAGTACCTCGCGGAGCTAGGAAGCGGCGACGAGGTCCAGGTGATCGACACCGACGGCCGGGCGCGCGAGGCGGTCGTCGGACGCGCCAAGATCGAGCGCCGGCCGATGTTCCGGATCGAGGCCGCAGTCGGCGGCGACACCGAGGCGGGCGATGTGGACGATTCCGGCGGGGTCGATGAGGCCGAGCTGGACGACAGCGACAGTACGCCGCCTGAGGGGGACCGGATCGAGACGCTGCTCCAGAACGCCGAAACCATCAAAGTCGCCACCCGCGACGGGCCGCGGGCGGTGACCGATCTCGAAGCCGGCGACGAGGTGCGGGTCTACTACGAGGACACCGCCCGCCACTTCGGCGAGGCGGTCGACGAGCGGATCGTCGAGAAGTAG
- a CDS encoding S8 family peptidase, with protein sequence MNERIVFAREPAEFLEGMDCDVVETYHFGDVGSAALVECEAEHESAIADDDRVLAIEANYEIEPHVEPAHVSEERDTVATIEDVRRLHDVPEDDATGAGLTVVAMDSGIDPDHPVFEDVAIQQVDVTGSGTGDAVGHGTAVLGQITRTAPEADLIALRIFGAEGRTKNNVIMRAYEWLHDNTDAYDVVNMSWGSQENSRAINRVHNGLVETGIRDVVSAGNSGKRSGSPATAERAFSIAACTEDGAIAEFSSYNPDRDNPDVAAIGKDNRLAQASGTTMGTDLDGPWVKSSGTSFSAPEVAGMVAKYLDAGESTEPETIMRDFEAAARDIPDQPRDGAGLADYAAAVRGDVGDER encoded by the coding sequence ATGAACGAACGTATCGTCTTCGCGCGCGAGCCGGCCGAGTTCCTCGAAGGAATGGACTGCGATGTCGTCGAGACGTACCACTTCGGCGATGTCGGGAGCGCGGCGCTCGTGGAGTGTGAGGCCGAGCACGAGTCGGCCATCGCCGACGACGACCGGGTGCTCGCGATCGAGGCGAACTACGAGATCGAACCTCACGTCGAACCCGCACACGTGAGCGAGGAGCGCGACACGGTGGCCACGATCGAGGACGTCCGGCGACTCCACGACGTTCCCGAGGACGACGCCACCGGCGCGGGTCTCACCGTGGTGGCGATGGATTCGGGGATCGATCCCGACCATCCGGTGTTCGAGGACGTCGCCATCCAGCAGGTCGACGTCACGGGATCGGGGACGGGCGATGCGGTCGGTCACGGCACTGCCGTGCTGGGGCAGATCACCCGAACTGCCCCCGAAGCGGACCTGATCGCACTCCGAATCTTCGGCGCGGAGGGCCGGACGAAAAACAACGTCATCATGCGCGCCTACGAGTGGCTCCACGACAACACCGACGCGTACGACGTCGTGAACATGTCGTGGGGATCGCAGGAAAACTCACGAGCGATCAACCGCGTCCACAACGGCCTCGTCGAGACGGGCATCCGGGACGTGGTGTCGGCCGGCAACTCCGGGAAGCGATCGGGCAGCCCCGCGACTGCCGAGCGCGCGTTCTCGATCGCGGCCTGCACCGAGGACGGGGCGATCGCGGAGTTTTCTTCCTACAACCCCGACCGCGACAACCCCGACGTGGCCGCCATCGGGAAGGACAACCGACTCGCCCAGGCGTCGGGGACGACGATGGGAACCGATCTCGACGGGCCGTGGGTGAAATCGTCGGGGACCTCGTTTTCGGCTCCCGAGGTGGCCGGCATGGTGGCGAAGTATCTCGACGCCGGGGAATCGACGGAACCGGAGACGATCATGCGCGACTTCGAGGCGGCTGCTCGTGATATCCCGGACCAACCGCGCGATGGGGCCGGCCTCGCCGACTACGCGGCTGCCGTGAGGGGCGACGTTGGCGACGAGCGCTGA
- the rimI gene encoding ribosomal protein S18-alanine N-acetyltransferase encodes MTTTATDDRPVRTRAADRADLLAVFRIEKASFPQPWPYRAFERFLGEPGFLVADSGEVVGYVLADVTPNGGRRIGHVKDIAVAPFARGQGVGATLLGRAIDVMRERNAGSVRLEVRESNEPALALYRRFGFTHRTTSPGYYADGEDAFVLVRDLDG; translated from the coding sequence GTGACCACGACGGCCACGGACGATCGCCCCGTCCGGACCCGTGCGGCCGATCGGGCCGATCTGCTGGCGGTGTTCCGGATCGAGAAGGCCTCGTTTCCGCAGCCGTGGCCGTATCGTGCGTTCGAGCGGTTCCTCGGCGAACCGGGATTTCTGGTGGCCGATTCCGGCGAGGTGGTCGGGTACGTGCTCGCCGACGTGACGCCGAACGGCGGCCGACGGATCGGCCACGTCAAGGACATCGCGGTGGCCCCGTTCGCCCGGGGGCAGGGCGTCGGCGCGACCCTACTCGGTCGGGCGATCGACGTCATGCGCGAGCGGAACGCAGGGTCGGTCAGGCTCGAAGTCCGCGAGAGCAACGAGCCCGCGCTCGCGCTCTACCGTCGGTTCGGCTTCACCCACCGCACCACCTCACCGGGCTACTACGCCGACGGCGAGGACGCATTCGTGTTGGTTCGAGATCTTGACGGGTGA
- a CDS encoding cell division protein SepF yields MGLMDNLLGSREPRRGTGGGEYVELDADDVEGSVGETATTVHIASIDSQRDVIDIKNAIYDGDIVIADITRHSTTDQTMERITQDLQEITSEVGGDIIQKADDQLIITPGTIGISRTKLGQ; encoded by the coding sequence ATGGGTCTGATGGACAACCTTCTCGGGAGTCGCGAGCCGCGACGCGGGACCGGCGGCGGCGAGTACGTCGAACTCGATGCCGACGACGTCGAGGGGTCGGTCGGCGAGACGGCGACTACGGTGCATATCGCCAGTATCGACAGCCAGCGTGACGTCATCGACATCAAAAACGCCATCTACGACGGCGACATCGTGATCGCCGACATCACTCGTCACTCCACCACCGACCAGACGATGGAGCGCATCACCCAGGACCTCCAGGAGATCACCAGCGAGGTCGGCGGCGACATCATCCAGAAGGCCGACGACCAGCTCATCATCACGCCCGGGACGATCGGCATTTCGCGCACGAAACTCGGCCAGTAA
- a CDS encoding DUF5611 family protein, producing MREYKMRRGEHLDERIPDMTGTVEGYFGEITATQEHNGSDLHVVEDPENPVFERIVAGTVSYGSKKDTLAVDFEERPAEDVIAEGNADAAADAVDAKNEFLLEATGRDAKSRRESMKRTVEDDADTPDNV from the coding sequence ATGCGTGAGTACAAGATGCGGCGCGGTGAGCATCTCGACGAACGGATCCCCGACATGACAGGCACCGTCGAGGGGTACTTCGGGGAGATTACGGCGACCCAGGAGCACAACGGCAGCGATCTCCACGTCGTCGAGGATCCCGAGAACCCGGTGTTCGAACGGATCGTCGCGGGCACGGTATCCTACGGCAGCAAGAAAGACACTCTCGCAGTCGATTTCGAGGAACGGCCGGCCGAGGACGTGATCGCCGAAGGCAACGCCGATGCGGCCGCCGACGCGGTCGACGCGAAAAACGAGTTCCTGCTCGAAGCCACCGGCCGCGACGCGAAGAGCCGCCGCGAGTCGATGAAGCGAACGGTCGAAGACGACGCGGACACACCTGACAACGTCTGA
- a CDS encoding DUF7093 family protein, with protein MGLRCSVLGHDYGETGVERERDERGAEVVRTAKRVQTCRHCGHERTVSANTEITALEPEAGVVRDGDGRVVAATAEENVAADGTGSITIEDGTLDGGTATDDATSSTGDTAVSLDEISGTDVEGLSTNEPASGTAANEHEPDATAAEPTTDTTATERESDTAATEHDSGTTATDTAVADDESEIPTVEASRTDDPADEPGRAPGEWPADPGTESAGSTGRTGNGVGSLTPIGDAADTAAGSDPGSRTQPLTEGWTLERAEARAKEEGAAGTNGSPGTAEPGETFVCRQCGFTAVVVDSPLRAGDSCPECRTGYLARGTRKE; from the coding sequence ATGGGGCTTCGCTGTTCGGTGCTCGGGCACGACTACGGTGAGACCGGCGTCGAGCGCGAGCGCGACGAACGGGGAGCGGAGGTCGTCCGGACGGCAAAGCGGGTCCAGACGTGTCGACACTGCGGTCACGAACGGACCGTCTCGGCGAACACCGAGATCACGGCGCTTGAACCCGAGGCCGGCGTGGTCCGCGACGGGGATGGCCGCGTGGTCGCGGCGACCGCCGAGGAGAACGTGGCGGCCGACGGAACTGGCTCGATCACGATCGAGGACGGCACGCTCGATGGCGGAACCGCGACCGACGACGCGACGAGTTCTACGGGGGACACGGCGGTCTCACTCGACGAGATCTCGGGAACGGACGTCGAGGGGCTATCGACGAACGAGCCAGCAAGCGGCACGGCCGCGAACGAACACGAGCCCGACGCCACTGCAGCCGAGCCAACGACCGACACCACCGCGACCGAACGCGAATCCGACACCGCTGCGACCGAACACGACTCCGGCACCACCGCGACGGACACCGCTGTGGCGGACGACGAGAGCGAGATTCCGACCGTCGAGGCGTCACGGACTGACGACCCTGCCGACGAACCGGGCCGCGCACCCGGTGAGTGGCCAGCGGATCCAGGTACCGAATCGGCAGGATCGACGGGACGGACGGGGAACGGGGTGGGGTCGCTCACGCCCATCGGCGACGCAGCTGACACCGCGGCCGGCAGCGACCCGGGATCGAGGACACAGCCGCTCACCGAGGGGTGGACGCTGGAGAGAGCTGAAGCGCGCGCGAAAGAGGAAGGTGCAGCCGGGACGAACGGCTCGCCCGGGACGGCCGAGCCGGGAGAGACGTTCGTGTGCCGGCAGTGTGGGTTCACCGCCGTGGTCGTCGACTCGCCGCTGCGGGCGGGTGACAGCTGTCCGGAGTGTCGGACGGGGTATCTCGCGCGCGGGACGCGAAAGGAATAA
- a CDS encoding DUF6432 family protein, producing MKAKREFRNRDDTEVAVLDALVDRQDGMTVFELRSHVAVGIDDLEDALAALKDDGLIEADDDGERMLIKPDDQVVPEPGDEDTEESFFDELRDRLGL from the coding sequence ATGAAGGCAAAGCGGGAGTTCCGGAACCGCGACGACACGGAGGTGGCCGTCCTCGACGCGCTGGTCGATCGTCAGGACGGCATGACCGTGTTCGAACTCCGCTCGCACGTCGCGGTCGGCATCGACGATCTGGAGGATGCGCTCGCCGCGCTCAAGGACGACGGCCTGATCGAGGCCGACGACGACGGCGAGCGCATGTTGATCAAACCCGACGACCAGGTGGTGCCCGAACCAGGTGACGAAGACACCGAGGAGTCGTTTTTCGATGAGCTCCGCGATCGGCTCGGCCTATAG
- the ygfZ gene encoding CAF17-like 4Fe-4S cluster assembly/insertion protein YgfZ gives MTLVAGVHESHGATFEERGGVRVATEYGRPDRAARAVRNVVGTIEMGYGVLTVTGDDRVEFVDNAVSNRVPHEDGAGCYALLCDPQGKIETDLYIYNAGERLLLFTPPERAAPVADDWSEKTFIQDVDIEVATEAFGVFGVHGAKATEKIASVLNGASTPEEHLQFVRGTMGDDGVTVIRGDGLVGEEGYEVVCAADRAESVFDTLINNGLNAAPFGYRTWDALTLEAGTPLYHTELEGRIPNVLGLRNALDFEKGCYVGQEVVSRVENRGQPSRRLVGLRCETLPEAGATVLAGSESVGEVTRAAESPMLEAPIALALVAFDAPTDDLAIEAEDEKHDATKEPLPFVDGSDRSARLPDYGES, from the coding sequence ATGACGCTCGTCGCCGGCGTCCACGAATCCCACGGCGCGACGTTCGAAGAGCGCGGTGGCGTCCGGGTCGCCACCGAGTACGGCCGCCCCGATCGTGCGGCCCGTGCAGTCCGAAACGTGGTCGGCACGATCGAGATGGGCTACGGTGTGCTCACCGTCACCGGCGACGACCGGGTCGAGTTCGTGGACAACGCGGTGTCGAACCGTGTTCCCCACGAGGACGGCGCGGGCTGCTATGCACTTCTGTGTGATCCCCAGGGCAAGATCGAGACCGACCTCTATATCTACAACGCCGGCGAGCGTCTCCTCCTCTTCACCCCACCCGAGCGCGCCGCACCAGTCGCCGATGACTGGAGCGAGAAGACGTTCATCCAGGACGTCGATATCGAAGTCGCCACCGAGGCGTTCGGCGTGTTCGGCGTCCACGGCGCGAAGGCGACCGAGAAGATCGCGAGCGTGCTCAACGGCGCGAGCACCCCCGAAGAACACCTCCAGTTCGTGCGCGGGACGATGGGTGACGACGGCGTGACGGTGATTCGGGGCGACGGCCTCGTCGGCGAGGAGGGGTACGAGGTGGTCTGTGCGGCCGATCGCGCCGAGTCCGTGTTCGACACCCTCATCAACAACGGACTGAACGCCGCGCCCTTCGGCTATCGGACGTGGGACGCGCTCACCCTCGAAGCCGGGACACCGCTCTATCACACCGAACTCGAAGGGCGGATTCCGAACGTGCTCGGCCTCCGGAACGCGCTTGACTTCGAGAAAGGGTGTTACGTCGGTCAGGAAGTCGTCTCGCGCGTCGAGAACCGCGGACAGCCGAGCCGACGGCTGGTCGGACTCCGGTGTGAGACGCTGCCCGAAGCGGGCGCGACGGTGCTCGCCGGGAGCGAGTCGGTCGGCGAAGTGACTCGCGCGGCCGAGAGTCCGATGCTCGAAGCGCCGATCGCGCTCGCGCTGGTCGCGTTCGACGCCCCGACCGACGACCTCGCGATCGAAGCCGAGGACGAAAAACACGACGCGACCAAGGAGCCGCTGCCGTTCGTCGACGGCAGCGATCGATCGGCACGACTCCCTGACTACGGCGAGAGTTGA